From Rutidosis leptorrhynchoides isolate AG116_Rl617_1_P2 chromosome 3, CSIRO_AGI_Rlap_v1, whole genome shotgun sequence, a single genomic window includes:
- the LOC139902658 gene encoding uncharacterized protein produces MANLNLREPNAFGPSYLNIVGSQSFKAADDVQIENWIKDLNTTGYSKVEAIFKLKQLYLKHKEVILAHDFLSPTELGFEETSPHPRRLIPIYERHELFEKLRENSLGVILALLKDAGPNTYKIVRYLLDTVLIPECLHCIVVGGMAVKSMGVVVLEKILEHDEAKFYLGSNPARYKYVTAVLSHVAPELSENAPDAILLMETYIILLLKTNSSPKNFLT; encoded by the exons ATGGCGAACTTGAATTTAAGGGAACCAAATGCGTTTGGTCCATCTTATTTGAACATCGTAGGATCACAATCCTTTAAGGCAGCTGATGACGTTCAAATTGAAAATTGGATCAAAGATCTTAACACCACTGGTTATTCCAAAGTTGAAGCAATTTTCAAACTCAAACAGCTGTACCTGAAACACAAG GAAGTTATATTGGCACACGATTTTTTGTCACCTACGGAACTCGGTTTCGAAGAAACGAG CCCACATCCCAGAAGACTTATACCCATATACGAGCGACATGAACTGTTTGAAAAATTGCGTGAAAATAGCTTAGGTGTTATTCTAGCACTTTTAAAG GATGCTGGTCCCAACACTTATAAGATTGTTCGTTATCTTTTGGATACTGTTTTGATACCTGAGTGCCTTCATTGCATTGTTGTGGGTGGCATGGCCGTAAAATCG ATGGGAGTCGTTGTGCTTGAAAAGATCTTAGAGCATGATGAAGCGAAGTTTTACTTAGGGTCAAATCCGGCAAGATATAAATATGTGACAGCGGTTTTGTCCCATGTGGCCCCGGAGTTATCTGAAAACGCTCCAGATGCGATATTATTGATGGAGACATATATTATTCTGTTACTTAAAACTAACTCAAGTCCCAAG AATTTTCTTACTTAA
- the LOC139902660 gene encoding F-box/FBD/LRR-repeat protein At1g13570-like → MEPVHGSSLKRLNSASEDRISRMPDDVLTDIMDHLPIEDAVRTSILSRNWRYKWHSLTQLRLNLGKHSCCIERNISTILLSLNGPVTNFDLCVKHYYVSDVVDISSWVLFLSRKGIKKLTIFNFYQTLELPNHLFSCSELKHMSLYKCCFHLPTNFRGFPNLLTLDLSHVVFKSGTYGKFISQCPLLKSLTIFVSFRTIGETIKLMEIANVERLNVLSLPFYMLENITTTACVFHLLGYFPQLQELHLDFRTCKFLADGDKDKLFFSPSLKVVSLSVVDFSNTIMLSFIVELICCSPNLKTLRITEGIKELYFIVLIYL, encoded by the exons ATGGAACCAGTTCATGGGTCGTCATTAAAAAGATTAAATTCTGCATCGGAAGATCGTATTAGCAGAATGCCAGATGATGTGCTGACTGATATCATGGATCATTTGCCAATAGAAGATGCGGTTAGGACTAGTATCTTGTCGAGGAACTGGAGGTATAAATGGCATAGTCTCACGCAACTTAGACTTAATCTAGGAAAGCATAGTTGTTGTATCGAGAGGAATATAAGTACAATTCTACTTAGTCTCAATGGCCCGGTAACAAATTTTGACCTCTGCGTAAAACATTACTACGTCTCGGATGTTGTGGATATTAGTAGTTGGGTTTTATTTTTGTCAAGAAAGGGAATTAAGAAGTTGACTATTTTCAACTTTTATCAAACACTTGAGTTGCCTAATCATCTCTTTTCTTGTTCGGAGTTGAAACATATGAGCTTATATAAATGTTGTTTTCATCTTCCAACAAATTTCCGTGGTTTTCCAAATCTGTTGACTTTAGATTTGTCTCATGTCGTATTTAAAAGTGGCACGTATGGGAAATTTATCAGTCAGTGTCCGTTACTAAAGAGTCTAACAATATTCGTTAGTTTCCGGACTATAGGTGAAACAATAAAACTAATGGAGATTGCAAATGTTGAACGTCTTAACGTGCTATCTTTGCCGTTTTATATGCTTGAAAATATAACGACAACGGCATGTGTGTTTCACCTTTTGGGTTATTTCCCTCAACTTCAAGAGCTTCATCTAGATTTCAGGACTTGCAAG TTTTTGGCGGATGGCGACAAAGATAAACTGTTTTTTTCACCCTCCCTCAAGGTTGTTAGTTTAAGCGTAGTAGATTTTAGCAACACTATTATGTTATCATTTATAGTTGAATTGATTTGTTGCTCCCCAAATTTGAAGACGCTTAGGATTACA